A part of Salmo salar chromosome ssa18, Ssal_v3.1, whole genome shotgun sequence genomic DNA contains:
- the LOC106576773 gene encoding PWWP domain-containing protein 2B isoform X3 yields MLLDRIPELTRTGLFCLPDITTKPVECPALKPGCEIPEVLREEPVTKPPSQASHHRPKDENTLPENDPLGASLPAPLPTPVPAGQGPYPPYFEGAPFPQPIWVRHSYGQWVPQPPPRTIKRKKRRTREPGQMTMSTIRLRPRQVLCEKCKNTLNSDEDSKDGMPTTKASRKENAPQSDEDSKDGSVKLARKEDADATKDNSKRRENGPTGYDSKRLRKDKRDEEPKFPAVDIIPHSPVIKISYSTPQGKGEVMKIPARVHGSVKPFCPKQLMQNSLKGQQGKVPEPTTLTQTQEQRHILDATRTGLTVSIPKLKLPRPPTAGLDFPSPKIRVRTLGDGEDSLTVYDAELVERQSRKSLRVPVPHPLPHSEDSGEKTPMELWSGSSGEEADRGQSDLALLINLRKRKADSSSLSVCSTDSLDESKSFSSDGTSPELCDLAPGEHISSMSSSISQEDSKTVPPLTVRLHTRSMTKCVTEEGHAVAVGDVVWGKIHGFPWWPARVLSISGSRKEESICEAQWPEAKVAWFGSPTTSQLSVAKLSPFREFFRSRFNRKKKGMYRRAIVEAAKAVGHMSPEITSLLTSHCETV; encoded by the exons GACTGGGCTTTTCTGCCTACCGGATATCACAACAAAGCCAGTGGAATGCCCTGCATTGAAACCTGGTTGTGAAATCCCTGAAGTCCTGAGAGAGGAGCCTGTTACTAAACCTCCCAGCCAGGCTTCACATCATAGACCAAAGGATGAAAACACGCTCCCTGAAAATGACCCACTAGGTGCCAGTCTCCCTGCCCCTCTGCCCACACCAGTACCTGCCGGGCAGGGTCCATACCCTCCATATTTTGAAGGAGCTCCCTTCCCTCAGCCCATTTGGGTGCGCCACAGCTATGGTCAATGGGTACCTCAGCCACCTCCACGAACCATTAAAAGGAAGAAGAGGCGGACCCGAGAGCCCGGGCAGATGACCATGAGCACCATCAGACTCCGCCCCCGGCAGGTATTGTGCGAGAAGTGTAAGAACACACTGAATAGTGACGAGGACAGTAAGGACGGGATGCCCACAACCAAGGCTTCCAGGAAGGAGAACGCTCCACAGAGCGATGAAGACTCCAAAGACGGGTCTGTGAAGTTGGCCAGGAAAGAGGATGCAGATGCCACCAAGGATAACAGCAAGAGGCGGGAGAATGGCCCCACCGGCTATGACAGCAAGCGGCTCCGGAAGGACAAGAGGGATGAGGAACCAAAGTTCCCTGCAGTGGACATCATTCCCCACAGCCCGGTCATCAAGATCTCATACAGCACTCCGCAAGGCAAGGGCGAGGTCATGAAGATCCCAGCTCGGGTCCACGGCTCTGTCAAGCCCTTCTGCCCTAAGCAGCTGATGCAAAACAGCCTAAAAGGCCAACAGGGCAAGGTGCCCGAGCCcaccaccctaacccagacccaGGAACAGCGCCACATCCTGGACGCCACCAGGACGGGCCTGACCGTGTCCATTCCCAAACTCAAGCTCCCCAGGCCCCCAACGGCCGGCCTGGACTTCCCCTCCCCCAAGATCCGAGTGAGGACCCTGGGGGACGGAGAGGACAGCCTGACGGTCTACGATGCGGAGCTGGTAGAGAGGCAGAGCAGAAAGAGCCTCAGGGTCCCGGTCCCTCATCCCCTGCCCCACTCGGAGGACTCTGGGGAGAAGACCCCCATGGAGCTGTGGTCGGGGAGCTCTGGAGAGGAGGCAGACCGAGGCCAAAGTGACCTTGCGCTGCTCATCAACCTTCGCAAGAGGAAAGCGGACTCCTCCAGCCTGTCCGTGTGCAGCACAGACAGTCTAGACGAATCCAAATCCTTCAGCTCAGACGGCACGTCCCCAGAGCTGTGCGACCTAGCGCCCGGCGAGCACATTTCCTCCATGTCCTCCTCGATCTCACAAGAGGACAGCAAGACTGTGCCGCCACTCACCGTGCGCCTGCACACACGTAGCATGACCAAGTGCGTGACGGAGGAGGGCCACGCGGTGGCCGTGGGAGACGTGGTGTGGGGGAAGATCCATGGGTTCCCCTGGTGGCCGGCGAGGGTGCTCAGCATCAGCGGCAGCCGCAAAGAGGAGTCTATCTGCGAGGCCCAGTGGCCAGAGGCCAAGGTGGCCTGGTTCGGTTCGCCCACTACCTCCCAGCTGTCCGTTGCCAAACTCTCCCCCTTCCGGGAGTTCTTCAGGTCGCGATTCAACCGCAAGAAGAAAGGGATGTACCGGCGAGCCATCGTGGAAGCTGCCAAGGCCGTGGGCCACATGAGCCCCGAGATAACCTCTCTACTCACCTCTCACTGCGAAAC AGTCTGA
- the LOC106576773 gene encoding PWWP domain-containing protein 2B isoform X1: MEAVAEELRAGSRIPVTVDQIVNDTLVVTLTYQERCYMGILLDCNKKTGLFCLPDITTKPVECPALKPGCEIPEVLREEPVTKPPSQASHHRPKDENTLPENDPLGASLPAPLPTPVPAGQGPYPPYFEGAPFPQPIWVRHSYGQWVPQPPPRTIKRKKRRTREPGQMTMSTIRLRPRQVLCEKCKNTLNSDEDSKDGMPTTKASRKENAPQSDEDSKDGSVKLARKEDADATKDNSKRRENGPTGYDSKRLRKDKRDEEPKFPAVDIIPHSPVIKISYSTPQGKGEVMKIPARVHGSVKPFCPKQLMQNSLKGQQGKVPEPTTLTQTQEQRHILDATRTGLTVSIPKLKLPRPPTAGLDFPSPKIRVRTLGDGEDSLTVYDAELVERQSRKSLRVPVPHPLPHSEDSGEKTPMELWSGSSGEEADRGQSDLALLINLRKRKADSSSLSVCSTDSLDESKSFSSDGTSPELCDLAPGEHISSMSSSISQEDSKTVPPLTVRLHTRSMTKCVTEEGHAVAVGDVVWGKIHGFPWWPARVLSISGSRKEESICEAQWPEAKVAWFGSPTTSQLSVAKLSPFREFFRSRFNRKKKGMYRRAIVEAAKAVGHMSPEITSLLTSHCETV, translated from the exons GACTGGGCTTTTCTGCCTACCGGATATCACAACAAAGCCAGTGGAATGCCCTGCATTGAAACCTGGTTGTGAAATCCCTGAAGTCCTGAGAGAGGAGCCTGTTACTAAACCTCCCAGCCAGGCTTCACATCATAGACCAAAGGATGAAAACACGCTCCCTGAAAATGACCCACTAGGTGCCAGTCTCCCTGCCCCTCTGCCCACACCAGTACCTGCCGGGCAGGGTCCATACCCTCCATATTTTGAAGGAGCTCCCTTCCCTCAGCCCATTTGGGTGCGCCACAGCTATGGTCAATGGGTACCTCAGCCACCTCCACGAACCATTAAAAGGAAGAAGAGGCGGACCCGAGAGCCCGGGCAGATGACCATGAGCACCATCAGACTCCGCCCCCGGCAGGTATTGTGCGAGAAGTGTAAGAACACACTGAATAGTGACGAGGACAGTAAGGACGGGATGCCCACAACCAAGGCTTCCAGGAAGGAGAACGCTCCACAGAGCGATGAAGACTCCAAAGACGGGTCTGTGAAGTTGGCCAGGAAAGAGGATGCAGATGCCACCAAGGATAACAGCAAGAGGCGGGAGAATGGCCCCACCGGCTATGACAGCAAGCGGCTCCGGAAGGACAAGAGGGATGAGGAACCAAAGTTCCCTGCAGTGGACATCATTCCCCACAGCCCGGTCATCAAGATCTCATACAGCACTCCGCAAGGCAAGGGCGAGGTCATGAAGATCCCAGCTCGGGTCCACGGCTCTGTCAAGCCCTTCTGCCCTAAGCAGCTGATGCAAAACAGCCTAAAAGGCCAACAGGGCAAGGTGCCCGAGCCcaccaccctaacccagacccaGGAACAGCGCCACATCCTGGACGCCACCAGGACGGGCCTGACCGTGTCCATTCCCAAACTCAAGCTCCCCAGGCCCCCAACGGCCGGCCTGGACTTCCCCTCCCCCAAGATCCGAGTGAGGACCCTGGGGGACGGAGAGGACAGCCTGACGGTCTACGATGCGGAGCTGGTAGAGAGGCAGAGCAGAAAGAGCCTCAGGGTCCCGGTCCCTCATCCCCTGCCCCACTCGGAGGACTCTGGGGAGAAGACCCCCATGGAGCTGTGGTCGGGGAGCTCTGGAGAGGAGGCAGACCGAGGCCAAAGTGACCTTGCGCTGCTCATCAACCTTCGCAAGAGGAAAGCGGACTCCTCCAGCCTGTCCGTGTGCAGCACAGACAGTCTAGACGAATCCAAATCCTTCAGCTCAGACGGCACGTCCCCAGAGCTGTGCGACCTAGCGCCCGGCGAGCACATTTCCTCCATGTCCTCCTCGATCTCACAAGAGGACAGCAAGACTGTGCCGCCACTCACCGTGCGCCTGCACACACGTAGCATGACCAAGTGCGTGACGGAGGAGGGCCACGCGGTGGCCGTGGGAGACGTGGTGTGGGGGAAGATCCATGGGTTCCCCTGGTGGCCGGCGAGGGTGCTCAGCATCAGCGGCAGCCGCAAAGAGGAGTCTATCTGCGAGGCCCAGTGGCCAGAGGCCAAGGTGGCCTGGTTCGGTTCGCCCACTACCTCCCAGCTGTCCGTTGCCAAACTCTCCCCCTTCCGGGAGTTCTTCAGGTCGCGATTCAACCGCAAGAAGAAAGGGATGTACCGGCGAGCCATCGTGGAAGCTGCCAAGGCCGTGGGCCACATGAGCCCCGAGATAACCTCTCTACTCACCTCTCACTGCGAAAC AGTCTGA
- the LOC106576773 gene encoding PWWP domain-containing protein 2B isoform X2, with protein sequence MEAVAEELRAGSRIPVTVDQIVNDTLVVTLTYQERCYMGILLDCNKKTGLFCLPDITTKPVECPALKPGCEIPEVLREEPVTKPPSQASHHRPKDENTLPENDPLGASLPAPLPTPVPAGQGPYPPYFEGAPFPQPIWVRHSYGQWVPQPPPRTIKRKKRRTREPGQMTMSTIRLRPRQVLCEKCKNTLNSDEDSKDGMPTTKASRKENAPQSDEDSKDGSVKLARKEDADATKDNSKRRENGPTGYDSKRLRKDKRDEEPKFPAVDIIPHSPVIKISYSTPQGKGEVMKIPARVHGSVKPFCPKQLMQNSLKGQQGKVPEPTTLTQTQEQRHILDATRTGLTVSIPKLKLPRPPTAGLDFPSPKIRVRTLGDGEDSLTVYDAELVERQSRKSLRVPVPHPLPHSEDSGEKTPMELWSGSSGEEADRGQSDLALLINLRKRKADSSSLSVCSTDSLDESKSFSSDGTSPELCDLAPGEHISSMSSSISQEDSKTVPPLTVRLHTRSMTKCVTEEGHAVAVGDVVWGKIHGFPWWPARVLSISGSRKEESICEAQWPEAKVAWFGSPTTSQLSVAKLSPFREFFRSRFNRKKKGMYRRAIVEAAKAVGHMSPEITSLLTSHCET encoded by the coding sequence GACTGGGCTTTTCTGCCTACCGGATATCACAACAAAGCCAGTGGAATGCCCTGCATTGAAACCTGGTTGTGAAATCCCTGAAGTCCTGAGAGAGGAGCCTGTTACTAAACCTCCCAGCCAGGCTTCACATCATAGACCAAAGGATGAAAACACGCTCCCTGAAAATGACCCACTAGGTGCCAGTCTCCCTGCCCCTCTGCCCACACCAGTACCTGCCGGGCAGGGTCCATACCCTCCATATTTTGAAGGAGCTCCCTTCCCTCAGCCCATTTGGGTGCGCCACAGCTATGGTCAATGGGTACCTCAGCCACCTCCACGAACCATTAAAAGGAAGAAGAGGCGGACCCGAGAGCCCGGGCAGATGACCATGAGCACCATCAGACTCCGCCCCCGGCAGGTATTGTGCGAGAAGTGTAAGAACACACTGAATAGTGACGAGGACAGTAAGGACGGGATGCCCACAACCAAGGCTTCCAGGAAGGAGAACGCTCCACAGAGCGATGAAGACTCCAAAGACGGGTCTGTGAAGTTGGCCAGGAAAGAGGATGCAGATGCCACCAAGGATAACAGCAAGAGGCGGGAGAATGGCCCCACCGGCTATGACAGCAAGCGGCTCCGGAAGGACAAGAGGGATGAGGAACCAAAGTTCCCTGCAGTGGACATCATTCCCCACAGCCCGGTCATCAAGATCTCATACAGCACTCCGCAAGGCAAGGGCGAGGTCATGAAGATCCCAGCTCGGGTCCACGGCTCTGTCAAGCCCTTCTGCCCTAAGCAGCTGATGCAAAACAGCCTAAAAGGCCAACAGGGCAAGGTGCCCGAGCCcaccaccctaacccagacccaGGAACAGCGCCACATCCTGGACGCCACCAGGACGGGCCTGACCGTGTCCATTCCCAAACTCAAGCTCCCCAGGCCCCCAACGGCCGGCCTGGACTTCCCCTCCCCCAAGATCCGAGTGAGGACCCTGGGGGACGGAGAGGACAGCCTGACGGTCTACGATGCGGAGCTGGTAGAGAGGCAGAGCAGAAAGAGCCTCAGGGTCCCGGTCCCTCATCCCCTGCCCCACTCGGAGGACTCTGGGGAGAAGACCCCCATGGAGCTGTGGTCGGGGAGCTCTGGAGAGGAGGCAGACCGAGGCCAAAGTGACCTTGCGCTGCTCATCAACCTTCGCAAGAGGAAAGCGGACTCCTCCAGCCTGTCCGTGTGCAGCACAGACAGTCTAGACGAATCCAAATCCTTCAGCTCAGACGGCACGTCCCCAGAGCTGTGCGACCTAGCGCCCGGCGAGCACATTTCCTCCATGTCCTCCTCGATCTCACAAGAGGACAGCAAGACTGTGCCGCCACTCACCGTGCGCCTGCACACACGTAGCATGACCAAGTGCGTGACGGAGGAGGGCCACGCGGTGGCCGTGGGAGACGTGGTGTGGGGGAAGATCCATGGGTTCCCCTGGTGGCCGGCGAGGGTGCTCAGCATCAGCGGCAGCCGCAAAGAGGAGTCTATCTGCGAGGCCCAGTGGCCAGAGGCCAAGGTGGCCTGGTTCGGTTCGCCCACTACCTCCCAGCTGTCCGTTGCCAAACTCTCCCCCTTCCGGGAGTTCTTCAGGTCGCGATTCAACCGCAAGAAGAAAGGGATGTACCGGCGAGCCATCGTGGAAGCTGCCAAGGCCGTGGGCCACATGAGCCCCGAGATAACCTCTCTACTCACCTCTCACTGCGAAACGTAG